A single genomic interval of Falco naumanni isolate bFalNau1 chromosome 11, bFalNau1.pat, whole genome shotgun sequence harbors:
- the RPS8 gene encoding 40S ribosomal protein S8 — translation MGISRDNWHKRRKTGGKRKPYHKKRKYELGRPPANTKIGPRRIHTVRVRGGNKKYRALRLDVGNFSWGSECCTRKTRIIDVVYNASNNELVRTKTLVKNCIVLVDSTPYRQWYEAHYALPLGRKKGAKLTPEEEEILNKKRSKKIQKKYDERKKNAKIASILEEQFQQGKLLACIASRPGQCGRADGYVLEGKELEFYLRKIKARKGK, via the exons ATGG GTATCTCCAGGGACAACTGGCATAAGCGTCGCAAGACTGGGGGCAAGAGGAAGCCCTACCACAAGAAGAGGAAGTATGAGTTGGGGCGACCTCCTGCCAACACTAAG ATTGGTCCACGTCGAATTCATACAGTGAGGGTTCGTGGTGGAAATAAGAAGTACCGTGCTCTTCGGTTGGATGTTGGCAACTTTTCCTGGGGATCAGAAT GCTGCACTCGCAAAACCAGAATCATCGATGTCGTCTACAATGCTTCCAACAATGAACTGGTGCGGACAAAGACCCTGGTGAAGAACTGCATTGTTCTCGTGGACAGTACCCCGTACCGGCAGTGGTATGAAGCCCACTATGCCTTGCCCCTTGGACGCAAGAAGGGTGCCAAGCTG ACTCCTGAAGAGGAGGAAATCTTGAACAAGAAGCGTTCAAAGAAGATCCAGAAAAAATACGATGAGCGCAAGAAGAATGCCAAGATAGCGAGTATTCTTGAGGAGCAGTTCCAGCAAGGAAAGCTACTTG CCTGCATTGCCTCTAGACCTGGACAGTGTGGCCGAGCTGATGGCTATGTGTTGGAAGGCAAGGAATTAGAGTTCTACCTGAGGAAGATCAAGGCCCGGAAAGGCAAATGA
- the BEST4 gene encoding bestrophin-4 gives MTISYTLEVANSRFGGFSKLLFRWKGSIYKLLYKEFIVFVVLYAALSFIYRQLLTEEQKRLYTKVAQYCNRSTDLIPMSFVLGFYVTLIVNRWWAQYTSIPLPDQLMCIISSNVHGKDERGRILRRTLIRYANLSAVLILRSVSTRVLKRFPTMDHVVEAGFMTQDECKKFESLHSDFNKYWIPCVWFTNLAAQARGDGRIRDDVALRLLMDELNLYRAKCSMLFHYDWISIPLVYTQVVTIAVYSFFAFCLIGRQFLEPLEPGQEGDLDMYVPLSTLLQFFFYTGWLKVAEQIINPFGEDDDDFETNKLIDRNLQVSLLSVDDMYQDLPPAVKDKYWNESTAQPPYTTATAAETLKPSFLGSTFDMRMCEDVEQSQLAEASPSMPRIQTPLLSRFFAAASPAISIKNFGRGSRGHPHLQRPWADGGFPSPCPNRSEDPESVSRIEEEEMEDEESRASKPTIPGGHPVGTRSPEASETQREELPLIQVKAPSSENIGADWPEACEP, from the exons gcagctgctgaccGAGGAGCAGAAGCGCCTCTATACCAAGGTGGCTCAATACTGCAACCGCTCCACAGACCTCATCCCCATGTCATTCGTCCTAG GTTTTTATGTCACCCTGATCGTGAACCGGTGGTGGGCCCAGTACaccagcatccccctgcccgACCAGCTCATGTGTATCATCTCCAGCAATGTCCATGGCAAGGATGAGAGGGGCCGGATCCTGCGGCGCACCCTCATCCGTTACGCCAACCTGTCAGCAGTCCTCATCCTGCGCTCTGTCAGCACCAGGGTGCTTAAGCGCTTCCCCACCATGGATCATGTGGTGGAAGCAG GCTTCATGACGCAGGATGAGTGCAAGAAGTTTGAGAGCCTCCACTCCGACTTCAACAAGTACTGGATCCCCTGCGTCTGGTTCACCAACCTGGCGGCCCAGGCAAGGGGGGATGGCCGCATCCGTGATGATGTGGCCCTCCGCCTGCTCATGGAC GAGCTGAACCTCTACCGGGCCAAGTGCAGCATGTTGTTCCATTACGACTGGATCAGCATCCCCCTGGTGTACACGCAG GTGGTCACCATCGCCGTCTACTCCTTCTTCGCCTTCTGCCTCATCGGGCGGCAGTTCCTGGAGCCGctggagccagggcaggagggggaccTAGACATGTACGTCCCCCTCTCCACCCTGCTCCAGTTCTTCTTCTACACCGGCTGGCTGAAG gttGCAGAGCAGATCATTAACCCCTTTGGAGAAGATGACGATGACTTTGAGACCAACAAGTTGATAGACAGGAACCTGCAG GTATCCCTGCTCTCCGTGGATGACATGTACCAGGACCTGCCTCCTGCTGTGAAGGACAAATACTGGAACGAGTCCACGGCTCAGCCGCCCTACACCACGGCCACAGCTGCTGAGACCTTGAAGCCCTCATTCCTGGGTTCTACATTTGACATGCG CATGTGCGAGGACgtggagcagagccagctggcaGAGGCCTCACCAAGCATGCCACGCATCCAGACACCTCTGCTCAGCCGCTTCTTCGCTGCTGCATCCCCCGCCATCAGCATCAAAAACTTCGGCCGGGGCAGCCGAGGTCACCCCCACCTGCAGCGTCCCTGGGCAGATGGTGGCTTCCCCTCCCCTTGCCCCAACCGCTCAGAGGACCCTGAGTCAGTGTCCCGCAtcgaggaggaggagatggaagATGAAGAGAGCCGGGCCAGCAAGCCCACCATTCCTGGCGGTCACCCAGTGGGGACCAGGTCACCGGAGGCCTCTGAAACACAGAGGGAGGAGCTGCCGCTGATCCAGGTGAAGGCACCATCCAGTGAAAACATTGGGGCTGACTGGCCGGAGGCCTGTGAGCCCTGA